A genome region from Microplitis mediator isolate UGA2020A chromosome 4, iyMicMedi2.1, whole genome shotgun sequence includes the following:
- the LOC130666923 gene encoding uncharacterized protein LOC130666923 codes for MEEILGIQHSVIFNETIAHYEVHAHQPYASSTFNNNDEIRIVVQNQNLYLLPSKSTLHIYGRLTKRDGSTAVATTSMINMGICFLLREIRYLLNGEEIDRINNVGLTCAMKGYLSHSPTQMTTLENAGWLKSNENSCTDANGYFDVSIPLSLLSGFAEDYHRIVPNCQHQLIISRTQTDADAMLQTAAEEVKITLHKIEWMIPHIKVADQHNIQLLNYIASDPSISMSYRTWELYEYPLLPATTKQIWAVKTSNQLEKPRYVILGFQTARRNALDKNACEFDHCNIRDVKLYLNSQCYPYGNLKIDIAHNQYALLYEMYTNFQKSYYNRDSQPLLSKKDFLSKAPLIVIDCSMQNESLKSGPVDVRLEFESVVAFAAHTAAYCLILHDRIVNYNPISGNVRKLVKKY; via the coding sequence ATGGAGGAAATTTTAGGAATTCAACATAGTGTCATTTTTAATGAAACCATTGCTCATTATGAAGTTCATGCGCATCAACCATATGCATCTTcaactttcaacaataatgATGAGATTCGAATTGTTGTGCAAAACcaaaatctttatttattaccaagTAAAAGTACCTTGCATATCTACGGTAGGCTAACAAAAAGAGATGGATCTACTGCAGTTGCAACCACAAGCATGATTAATATGGGTATATGTTTCCTATTGAGAGAAATACGTTATCTTTTGAATGGCGAAGAAATTGATCGCATTAACAATGTTGGGTTAACGTGTGCTATGAAAGGATACTTATCACATAGTCCCACTCAAATGACTACATTGGAAAATGCTGGATGGTTAAAAAGCAACGAAAATTCATGCACGGATGCTAATGGATACTTTGATGTGTCTATCCCACTTAGTTTACTGAGTGGATTTGCCGAAGACTATCATCGAATTGTTCCCAACTGTCAACATCAACTGATAATATCGAGAACACAAACTGATGCTGATGCAATGTTACAAACTGCAGCAGAAGaggtaaaaattactctgcacAAAATTGAATGGATGATACCTCATATTAAAGTAGCTGATCAGCATAATATTCAACTTCTCAACTACATCGCTAGTGATCCATCAATATCAATGAGCTATCGAACCTGGGAATTATACGAATATCCACTCCTGCCAGCTACAACAAAACAGATTTGGGCAGTTAAAACATCGAATCAGCTGGAGAAACCTCGCTATGTTATTCTGGGTTTCCAAACTGCACGAAGAAATGCACTGGATAAAAATGCTTGTGAATTTGACCATTGTAATATTCGTgatgtaaaattatatttaaattcccAGTGTTATCCttatggaaatttaaaaattgatattgcACACAATCAATATGCACTGTTGTATGAAATGTAcactaattttcaaaagtcaTATTACAATAGAGACTCACAACCTCTATTATCGAAAAAAGATTTTCTCTCAAAAGCACCGTTGATTGTTATTGACTGTTCAATGCAAAACGAATCTCTCAAGTCTGGACCAGTAGATGTACGTCTGGAGTTTGAATCTGTAGTAGCATTTGCAGCTCACACTGCAGCTTATTGTTTGATTTTACACGATcgaattgttaattataaccCAATTAGTGGAAATGTAcgaaaattagtaaaaaaatattga